The Colletes latitarsis isolate SP2378_abdomen chromosome 1, iyColLati1, whole genome shotgun sequence genome has a segment encoding these proteins:
- the LOC143342907 gene encoding uncharacterized protein LOC143342907, whose amino-acid sequence MSLGAKDGEKPMCVADAYVVPQITTYATPSVGTLGYEAFLELPLADPDPASDQTIEILIGADLYAQIMRAGFRRINDAGPIAQETAFGWVISGPTNAASGAQNTVQSLHCTVLESLDQAVRKFWEMEEIPATSTHTKAEEECEAFFQKTVTRDETGRFVVRLPLNCPRPEEALGNSFHIALSALTRLRKKLDTNPTLGKEYAEFLAEYESLGHMSRIEPIDQTRLYIPHRAVIRTDSATTKLRVVFNATSRTVGGRSLNDILHDIYVDDVFLGAPDKSLLEKIRTQVCELLQGALTPTPLTSLCSMILN is encoded by the exons ATGAGTCTCGGCGCAAAAGACGGTGAGAAACCGATGTGTGTGGCTGATGCGTACGTCGTGCCTCAAATCACGACCTACGCGACTCCATCGGTAGGAACGCTCGGATACGAAGCGTTCCTGGAATTACCGCTTGCCGACCCCGACCCCGCATCGGATCAAAccattgaaattttgatcggtGCGGACTTATACGCACAGATTATGCGAGCGGGATTCCGTCGCATAAACGATGCAGGTCCCATtgcacaagaaactgcattcggcTGGGTGATATCCGGGCCGACAAACGCAGCAAGTGGTGCGCAGAACACGGTGCAGTCGCTGCACtgcaccgtactcgaatcgctggatcaagcggTTCGAAAGTTCTGGGAAATGGAAGAAATTCCCGCAACCTCCACGCATACCAAAGCAGAAGAGGAGTGCGAAGCATTCTTTCAAAAAACCGTTACCCGTGACGAAACTGGGCGGTTTGTAGTTCGACTCCCCCTCaattgcccgagaccggaagaagcgttgggaaattcCTTCCATATCGCGCTTTCCGCTCTCACAAGGCTGAGGAAGAAACTGGACACGAATCCGACTCTCGGTAAAGAATACGCAGAGTTTCTAGCGGAATACGAGTCTTTAGGTCATATGTCGCGTATCGAACCTATTGACCAAACTAGACTTTACATTCCGCACCGAGCGGTCATTCGCACGGACAGCGCGACCACCAAATTGCGAGTCGTCTTTAATGCGACCAGCAGGACAGTGGGTGGAcgctccctaaacgacatcctacac gacatttacgtcgaCGATGTATTCCTGGGAGCACCTGATAAATCCTTGTTGGAGAAAATCCGCACACAAGTCTGCGAGCTCCTCCAAGGAG cgctcactcccacgccgttgacCTCACTTTGTTCGATGATTCTGAACTAA